In a genomic window of Mycolicibacterium neoaurum VKM Ac-1815D:
- a CDS encoding type II toxin-antitoxin system PemK/MazF family toxin, with product MASQWKTFQRFAEHLVFNEAPKLIRQLPKPERVLQQGLKIGLDALAGAQTVQRPPTAIPAGRPVTSASVPTAHRARRIEYSPDLDGRADPGEIVWTWVVYEDDPTRGKDRPVLVVGRDQRVLLGLMLSSQDRHAADGDWVGIGTGSWDYEGRPSWVRLDRVLDVPEDGIRREGAILEREKFELVATRLRAEFSWS from the coding sequence ATGGCGTCGCAGTGGAAGACCTTCCAACGCTTCGCGGAGCACCTTGTCTTCAACGAAGCACCCAAGCTCATCCGGCAGCTGCCCAAGCCCGAACGGGTCCTGCAACAGGGGCTGAAAATCGGGCTGGACGCGCTGGCCGGAGCTCAGACCGTCCAGCGCCCACCGACGGCGATCCCCGCCGGACGCCCGGTGACCAGCGCGAGCGTCCCGACCGCGCACCGGGCCAGGCGCATCGAGTACTCCCCCGACCTGGACGGCCGAGCCGACCCCGGCGAGATCGTGTGGACCTGGGTGGTCTACGAAGACGACCCCACCCGCGGCAAGGACCGCCCGGTCCTCGTCGTCGGACGCGACCAGCGCGTGCTGCTGGGACTCATGCTGTCCAGCCAGGACCGGCACGCCGCCGACGGTGACTGGGTCGGCATCGGCACCGGCAGCTGGGACTACGAAGGCCGGCCCAGCTGGGTGCGGCTGGACCGGGTGCTCGACGTGCCCGAAGACGGGATTCGGCGCGAGGGCGCAATCCTGGAACGCGAGAAGTTCGAACTGGTCGCGACCCGGCTGCGCGCCGAGTTCTCGTGGAGCTGA
- a CDS encoding LLM class flavin-dependent oxidoreductase, which produces MTVKFHWYLPTHGDTTTIADNRGDAASRAHSHLQPTLENLTALVRTAEDLGFEAALTPTGSHCEDSWLATAALAQHTQRLTFLVAFRPGVLSPTLAVQQVSTYQRFTGNRLALNIVTGGDDAEMRRYGDAIDKSARYRRTAEFLTVVRGAWSNPEFTFHGEFYDVENARTAYPVQTVPTVYFGGSSPEAIEVAAEHADVYLTWGEPPDQVAEKIDRVRVAAARHGREMRFGLRLHTVARPTGEQAWQRADELIAGLDPDAVRRAHDRYLSSGSEGQRRMAALTTGQLTDARSLEVHPGLWAGPSLLRDGAGTAAIGSYEQVAAVFAEYAGLGISEFVLSGYPQADEIRHVGHGVLPLVRAGLLV; this is translated from the coding sequence GTGACGGTGAAATTCCACTGGTATCTGCCCACGCACGGCGATACCACCACCATCGCCGATAACCGGGGTGATGCGGCGAGCCGTGCGCACTCGCATCTGCAGCCGACGCTGGAGAACCTGACCGCGCTGGTGCGCACTGCCGAAGATCTGGGATTCGAGGCAGCCCTCACGCCGACGGGATCCCATTGCGAGGATTCGTGGTTGGCCACCGCGGCATTGGCCCAACACACCCAACGGCTCACGTTCCTGGTGGCGTTCCGGCCCGGCGTGCTCTCACCGACGCTGGCCGTCCAGCAGGTCAGCACCTACCAGCGCTTCACCGGAAACCGGTTGGCCCTCAACATCGTCACCGGTGGAGACGATGCCGAGATGCGCCGCTATGGCGATGCGATCGACAAGTCCGCGCGGTACCGGCGCACCGCCGAGTTCTTGACCGTGGTCCGTGGCGCATGGAGCAATCCGGAGTTCACCTTCCATGGCGAGTTCTACGACGTGGAGAACGCCAGGACGGCCTATCCGGTGCAGACCGTGCCCACCGTCTACTTCGGCGGTTCCTCACCCGAGGCGATCGAGGTGGCTGCCGAACATGCCGACGTCTACCTGACATGGGGTGAGCCGCCGGATCAGGTCGCGGAGAAGATCGACCGGGTGCGCGTCGCCGCGGCGCGACACGGACGGGAAATGAGGTTCGGCCTGCGCCTGCACACCGTGGCGCGGCCCACCGGGGAGCAGGCCTGGCAGCGCGCCGACGAGCTCATCGCCGGCCTGGACCCCGACGCCGTGCGCCGTGCTCACGATCGCTACCTGTCCAGCGGTTCGGAGGGACAGCGCCGGATGGCGGCGCTGACCACCGGTCAACTGACCGACGCGCGCAGCCTGGAGGTCCATCCCGGGCTGTGGGCCGGACCGAGCCTGTTACGCGACGGAGCGGGTACCGCCGCGATCGGCAGCTATGAGCAGGTTGCCGCGGTGTTCGCCGAGTACGCGGGTCTGGGCATCAGCGAGTTCGTGCTCTCGGGCTACCCGCAGGCCGACGAGATCCGCCATGTCGGCCACGGCGTGCTGCCGCTGGTGCGCGCGGGCCTACTGGTCTGA
- a CDS encoding methionine ABC transporter ATP-binding protein encodes MIEIENLTKRFGDRTVLDDISLSVGSGEILAVVGPSGAGKSTLSRCVSFLERPTSGTVRVDGKDFTRLDRAQLLAARRSVGVIFQTAPLLRRRTVAQNVALPLQYLHATDDSVTKRVDELLGRVGLGDRREFYPAQLSGGQKQRVGIARALALGPSNLLSDEATSGLDPATTQSILGLLAELRNEFGLSIILITHEMEVVREIADSVARIDNGRIIESGSVEDIILDPNSALAHELLPDRPNAPLRAPGDVWEISYASRDVPPDWLTSIRSTPGLAGAQVHVLSASVEAIRGVAVGRAVLAISPGAPAGFADHLRARGLHVRAVDTVGGEEAA; translated from the coding sequence GTGATCGAGATCGAGAATCTGACCAAGAGGTTCGGCGACCGCACTGTCCTCGACGATATCTCGCTATCGGTCGGCAGCGGTGAGATCCTGGCCGTCGTCGGACCAAGCGGCGCCGGAAAGAGCACATTGTCGCGCTGCGTGAGCTTCCTGGAACGGCCCACCAGCGGCACGGTGCGCGTCGACGGTAAGGACTTCACCCGCCTCGACCGCGCCCAGCTGCTGGCCGCGCGCCGCAGCGTCGGCGTGATCTTCCAGACCGCTCCGCTGCTGCGCCGCCGCACTGTGGCCCAGAACGTCGCACTGCCATTGCAATACCTGCACGCCACCGACGACTCGGTGACCAAACGTGTCGACGAGCTATTGGGACGGGTCGGGCTCGGCGATCGTCGCGAGTTCTACCCGGCCCAGCTCTCCGGGGGCCAGAAGCAGCGGGTCGGCATTGCCCGCGCACTCGCGCTCGGCCCGTCCAACCTGCTCTCCGACGAGGCAACGTCCGGGCTGGACCCGGCCACGACCCAGTCGATCCTTGGATTGCTCGCCGAATTGCGCAACGAGTTCGGCCTGTCGATCATCCTGATCACCCACGAGATGGAGGTGGTCCGCGAGATCGCCGATTCGGTGGCCCGCATCGACAACGGCCGCATCATCGAGAGCGGCTCGGTCGAAGACATCATCCTCGATCCGAATTCCGCTCTGGCACACGAGCTGTTGCCCGATCGTCCCAATGCACCCTTGCGCGCACCCGGTGACGTGTGGGAGATCTCGTACGCCTCCCGCGATGTCCCGCCGGATTGGTTGACCTCCATCCGATCCACCCCGGGACTGGCCGGCGCACAGGTCCATGTGCTCAGCGCCAGCGTGGAAGCGATCCGCGGCGTCGCGGTGGGCCGCGCCGTGCTCGCCATCTCCCCCGGCGCACCAGCCGGTTTCGCCGATCACCTGCGTGCCCGCGGCCTGCACGTGCGTGCCGTCGACACCGTCGGCGGCGAGGAAGCGGCATGA
- a CDS encoding methionine ABC transporter permease has protein sequence MTLVAAEDFSTPWARVPDLLLPAYGETWVMVGVTMALVVLIGTPVGIVLHNTSSFGLFPDPRVFNALNTIVNIGRSLPFLILMAAIIPITRFIVGTTIGIAAAIVPMTVAGIPFFARLVQNALREVRIDVADMGLVSGGSHVQVIRSVQMSEALPALAGALTVNTIAMIEYSAIAGSIGAGGVGHLAITYGYNRFDDNIMIATVIALILTIQLVQFTGDRVVKALTR, from the coding sequence ATGACCCTGGTCGCCGCCGAAGACTTCAGCACCCCATGGGCGCGGGTCCCCGATCTGTTGCTGCCCGCCTACGGTGAAACCTGGGTGATGGTCGGGGTGACGATGGCGCTCGTGGTGTTGATCGGCACACCGGTGGGCATCGTGCTACACAACACGTCCTCGTTCGGGCTGTTCCCGGACCCGCGAGTGTTCAACGCGCTGAACACTATCGTGAACATCGGCCGATCGCTGCCGTTCCTGATCCTGATGGCCGCGATCATCCCGATCACCCGATTCATCGTCGGCACCACCATCGGCATCGCCGCTGCGATCGTGCCGATGACGGTGGCCGGGATACCCTTCTTCGCCCGCCTCGTCCAGAACGCGCTGCGCGAGGTCCGCATCGACGTCGCCGATATGGGACTGGTCTCGGGCGGCTCGCACGTCCAGGTCATCCGGTCCGTGCAGATGTCCGAGGCGCTCCCCGCGCTGGCCGGTGCCCTCACCGTCAACACCATCGCGATGATCGAGTACTCGGCGATCGCCGGGTCCATCGGCGCCGGCGGCGTCGGACACCTCGCGATCACATACGGCTACAACCGATTCGACGACAACATCATGATCGCCACGGTGATCGCGCTGATCCTCACCATCCAGTTGGTGCAGTTCACCGGCGACCGTGTCGTCAAAGCACTCACCCGCTGA
- a CDS encoding MetQ/NlpA family ABC transporter substrate-binding protein, which translates to MTDQHNPTADIEIRQRKRWPWIASAAGLVAVVIGGIVYSQTANRDQPFGTELEVATWSTDIAAENLLAYISENIAPEHGITIKPVQIDNLIEINRAVDAGTVAGNFFEHQPFLNDAIAANGFELTLAAPTFTWDQATYSDKYDSWDQLPAGAKIALRDDPARQAIALLDLAEAGQITLAPGKDTVEGLPQLSDVAANPKDYEFVQVPIGQLARSLADVDAVVVHISDVYAAGLREDQILDRHPAPAGSEGGLVVSNKHLDDPNVEKLIATFSDPKIAEFLQTTDNALIRDTLGPIGESDSAGQGTSS; encoded by the coding sequence ATGACAGACCAGCACAACCCGACGGCAGACATCGAGATCAGACAGCGCAAGCGCTGGCCGTGGATCGCCTCGGCCGCCGGTCTGGTTGCCGTCGTCATCGGCGGTATCGTCTACAGTCAGACCGCCAATCGAGACCAGCCCTTCGGCACCGAGCTCGAGGTGGCCACCTGGAGTACCGATATCGCGGCCGAGAACCTACTGGCCTACATCAGCGAGAACATCGCGCCCGAGCACGGAATCACCATCAAACCCGTGCAGATCGACAACCTGATCGAGATCAACCGCGCGGTCGACGCCGGTACCGTGGCCGGCAACTTCTTCGAGCACCAGCCGTTCCTGAACGATGCCATCGCCGCGAACGGTTTCGAACTGACGCTGGCCGCACCGACATTCACCTGGGATCAGGCCACCTACTCAGACAAATACGACAGCTGGGACCAACTGCCCGCCGGTGCCAAGATCGCCCTGCGCGACGATCCCGCCCGTCAGGCCATTGCCCTGCTGGATCTCGCCGAGGCCGGCCAGATCACCTTGGCGCCGGGCAAGGACACCGTCGAGGGGCTGCCCCAGCTCAGCGATGTGGCCGCCAACCCGAAGGACTACGAGTTCGTCCAGGTACCGATCGGCCAACTGGCCCGCAGTCTGGCCGATGTCGACGCCGTGGTGGTGCACATCTCCGATGTGTATGCGGCGGGACTGCGCGAAGACCAGATCCTGGACCGCCATCCCGCGCCCGCCGGCAGCGAGGGCGGCCTGGTGGTCAGCAACAAACATCTCGACGACCCGAACGTCGAGAAGCTGATCGCCACCTTCTCCGACCCGAAGATCGCCGAGTTCCTGCAGACCACCGACAACGCCCTCATTCGCGACACCCTCGGCCCGATCGGCGAGTCGGACTCCGCGGGACAAGGCACCAGCTCGTGA
- a CDS encoding NtaA/DmoA family FMN-dependent monooxygenase (This protein belongs to a clade of FMN-dependent monooxygenases, within a broader family of flavin-dependent oxidoreductases, the luciferase-like monooxygenase (LMM) family, some of whose members use coenzyme F420 rather than FMN.) → MNTASHVLHGLWRAPEAQNHKFNSLRHWTSLAAEVDKAGYDLLFFADVFGLRAPWNGNWRKSVEAGIQIPVNDPSVLASALAAATENLGIVFTSSIIQDHPFNFARRMSSLDHYTEGRLGWNIVTSFNANMFRSFGHEGTLAHDERYEWAHEYVDVAYKLWEGSWDEDALVQDKQRSVHSDPDKIHRINHVGPRYRVEGPHFTSPSPQRTPVLFQAGSSPAGQLFSARNAEGVYIGSPSPADAYKLTTETRSLAAEYGRDPDDITFAQGLSFVIGDTHADAIRRNDELKRYLDLEGIALHALGDAGIDAGGLPLDTPISELGEFTGIQSFKRWAAEVSGNEEPTIRDMAWVMEGANRVVGTPEEIADRLEEWREAGVDGINVYHATVPQSFREVADRLFPTLRERGLLGTDKSGTLRHKLLGKGDRLPDSHPAARYRGAFAGNSLADRETQPVA, encoded by the coding sequence ATGAACACCGCATCCCATGTGCTGCACGGGTTGTGGCGGGCACCGGAGGCGCAGAACCACAAGTTCAATTCGCTGCGGCATTGGACTTCACTGGCCGCCGAGGTCGACAAGGCGGGCTACGATCTGCTGTTCTTCGCCGATGTCTTCGGGTTGCGCGCGCCGTGGAACGGCAACTGGCGCAAATCCGTCGAGGCGGGCATCCAGATCCCGGTCAACGATCCCTCGGTGCTGGCCTCCGCGCTCGCGGCGGCGACGGAGAACCTCGGCATCGTGTTCACCAGCTCCATCATCCAGGATCACCCGTTCAATTTCGCCAGGCGGATGTCCTCACTCGATCATTACACCGAGGGCCGGCTGGGCTGGAACATCGTGACCAGCTTCAACGCCAACATGTTCCGTAGTTTCGGCCACGAGGGCACCCTCGCCCACGACGAGCGCTACGAGTGGGCCCACGAATACGTCGACGTCGCCTACAAACTCTGGGAGGGTTCCTGGGACGAGGACGCGCTGGTGCAGGACAAGCAGCGCAGCGTGCATTCCGACCCGGACAAGATCCACCGGATCAACCACGTCGGACCGCGCTACCGCGTCGAAGGACCGCATTTCACCTCACCGTCTCCGCAACGCACACCGGTGCTGTTCCAGGCCGGTTCCTCCCCCGCGGGTCAACTGTTCTCGGCCCGTAACGCCGAGGGCGTCTACATCGGCAGCCCCTCACCGGCGGATGCCTACAAGCTGACCACCGAAACCCGATCACTGGCAGCCGAATACGGCAGGGATCCCGATGACATCACCTTCGCCCAAGGTCTGTCGTTCGTCATCGGCGACACCCATGCCGACGCGATCCGACGCAACGACGAACTCAAGCGCTACCTCGACCTGGAGGGCATCGCCTTGCACGCACTCGGCGATGCCGGTATCGACGCGGGCGGGCTGCCGCTGGATACCCCGATAAGTGAGCTCGGTGAGTTCACCGGCATCCAGAGCTTCAAGCGCTGGGCCGCCGAGGTTTCCGGCAACGAGGAGCCCACCATCCGCGACATGGCCTGGGTGATGGAGGGCGCCAACCGGGTCGTGGGCACCCCCGAGGAGATCGCGGACCGCTTGGAAGAATGGCGGGAGGCCGGCGTGGACGGAATCAACGTCTATCACGCCACGGTTCCACAATCGTTCCGCGAGGTGGCCGATCGGCTGTTCCCCACCCTGCGTGAGCGCGGCCTGCTCGGCACCGACAAGTCGGGCACGTTGCGCCACAAGCTGCTCGGCAAGGGAGACCGACTGCCCGACAGCCATCCGGCCGCGCGTTACCGCGGCGCTTTTGCCGGCAACTCGCTGGCCGATCGGGAGACCCAACCGGTCGCCTGA
- a CDS encoding ABC transporter ATP-binding protein, producing MSLRANRVGWTRSGRLVLDGVTLEPAPGSTVGLLGPNGSGKSSLLKLLAGVDHPDDGTVELDGRPIARMSRRTLARRVAMVAQHAETELHITVRDVVRLGRIPYTGMIGTDTEGTAVVDRALAATGLTDMTERFWHTLSGGERQRVQIARALAQDPDHLLLDEPTNHLDIAHQLEILALVRRLDITTVVALHDLNLAAMFCDHIVVLSGGIVVATGIPAEVLTGELIEMVYGVRCRVTVEDGLPHVRFALD from the coding sequence ATGAGCCTGCGCGCGAACCGGGTCGGCTGGACACGCTCGGGCCGACTGGTGCTCGACGGTGTCACCCTGGAGCCCGCGCCGGGCAGCACCGTGGGACTGCTCGGGCCGAACGGATCCGGTAAGTCCTCGCTGCTCAAGCTGCTCGCCGGGGTCGACCATCCCGACGACGGGACGGTCGAACTCGATGGTCGTCCGATAGCCCGGATGTCGCGGCGCACCCTGGCCCGGCGGGTGGCGATGGTGGCCCAGCACGCCGAGACCGAGTTGCACATCACGGTGCGTGATGTGGTGCGGCTGGGGCGGATCCCGTACACCGGCATGATCGGGACGGACACCGAGGGCACGGCGGTGGTGGACCGCGCGTTGGCAGCGACCGGGCTGACCGATATGACCGAGCGGTTCTGGCACACCCTGTCCGGCGGCGAGCGCCAGCGGGTCCAGATCGCCAGGGCGCTGGCCCAGGACCCGGACCACCTGCTGCTCGACGAGCCGACCAACCACCTCGACATCGCCCACCAGTTGGAGATCCTGGCGCTGGTCCGCCGGCTGGACATCACCACGGTCGTCGCGCTGCACGACCTCAATCTGGCGGCGATGTTCTGCGATCACATCGTGGTGCTGTCCGGCGGGATCGTCGTGGCGACGGGCATTCCCGCCGAGGTGCTGACCGGGGAGCTGATCGAGATGGTGTACGGGGTCCGATGCCGGGTCACCGTCGAGGACGGGCTTCCGCATGTCCGGTTCGCGCTCGACTGA
- a CDS encoding FecCD family ABC transporter permease, which yields MTLRTPSLAVLWVLGLALLVASAAVAITIGPAALSVRDVYGIVAEHLGAGPSGATRIQDGIVWQLRLPRVLLAAVCGAGLALCGAILQSLLRNPLADPFVLGVSSGASTGAVLIAVLGVGAGALTLSGGAFVGAVLSFGVVLLLAHAAGGGTDRVVLAGVAATQLFSALTSFIVLSSADAEQTRGVLFWLLGSLAGVSWNDVAVCGVVVGAGLVCCLAYARALDAFAFGDDAAATLGVSVRQARIVLLVMTALITAALVSAAGAIGFVGLVLPHAARFVVGPAHLRLLPTVAIFGAVFMVWVDTLARTVFAPQELPTGVVTALLGVPAFALILLRRRGIPA from the coding sequence TTGACGCTGCGCACGCCCTCGCTGGCCGTTCTCTGGGTACTGGGACTGGCGCTGCTGGTCGCTTCGGCGGCGGTGGCCATCACCATCGGTCCGGCGGCCCTGTCCGTCCGTGACGTCTATGGGATCGTCGCCGAACATCTGGGTGCCGGTCCCTCGGGCGCGACCAGGATCCAGGACGGCATCGTATGGCAGCTGCGGTTGCCGCGGGTGCTGCTGGCCGCCGTTTGCGGTGCGGGGCTGGCACTGTGTGGTGCGATTCTGCAATCGCTGCTGCGCAATCCGCTGGCCGATCCGTTCGTGCTCGGGGTCTCCTCGGGTGCCTCGACCGGCGCGGTGTTGATCGCGGTGCTCGGGGTCGGCGCGGGCGCGCTCACGCTCTCCGGCGGCGCGTTCGTCGGCGCGGTGCTGTCCTTCGGGGTGGTGCTGCTGTTGGCACATGCCGCGGGCGGCGGCACCGACCGGGTGGTGCTGGCCGGTGTCGCTGCCACACAATTGTTCTCGGCGTTGACCTCGTTCATCGTCTTGTCATCGGCCGACGCCGAGCAGACCCGGGGCGTGCTGTTCTGGTTGCTCGGTTCCCTTGCCGGGGTGTCCTGGAACGATGTCGCGGTCTGCGGTGTGGTGGTGGGCGCCGGACTGGTGTGCTGTCTGGCCTACGCGCGGGCGCTGGACGCGTTCGCCTTCGGTGACGATGCCGCGGCCACCCTCGGAGTGTCGGTCCGGCAGGCCCGCATCGTGCTGCTGGTGATGACCGCGCTGATCACCGCCGCACTGGTCAGTGCTGCCGGGGCGATCGGATTCGTCGGGTTGGTGTTACCGCACGCCGCCCGATTCGTGGTGGGGCCCGCGCATCTGCGCCTGCTGCCGACGGTGGCAATCTTCGGCGCGGTGTTCATGGTGTGGGTCGACACGTTGGCCCGCACCGTGTTCGCACCGCAGGAGCTGCCCACCGGGGTGGTGACCGCACTGTTGGGCGTGCCTGCGTTCGCGTTGATCCTGTTGCGCCGCCGGGGGATACCGGCATGA
- a CDS encoding ABC transporter substrate-binding protein yields the protein MIVRTVLGIAAVSALTACGQSAVHVPEDAAGPGYPMTVSNCGRDVVIPAPPQRAVSLNQGSTEILLSLGLADRMVGTATWTDPVRENLAAANATVPKLAENKPSLETVLDTEPDFVSASFAGTLGPGGVADRDQFSSLGVPTYLAPSDCEGKVSVNEDGARTEPFTMAAIYREIRDLARIFDVTDRGEELVAELEQRMQANRLQVDADLGYWFSDIRAPYFAGCCGSPGVITDAVGARNIFVDTTEEWPQVSWEVIAERDPDVLVLADLSRRTIDGDALDAKIAFLESNPVTSRLTAVQQKRYIVVNGADLNPSIRTVDGTEKVADGLRRFGYAAER from the coding sequence ATGATCGTCCGCACCGTGCTCGGCATCGCCGCCGTGTCGGCACTGACCGCCTGCGGACAGTCGGCGGTCCACGTCCCAGAGGACGCGGCAGGCCCGGGTTATCCCATGACGGTCAGCAATTGCGGCCGCGATGTCGTCATTCCCGCGCCGCCGCAGCGCGCGGTCTCGCTGAACCAGGGGTCCACCGAGATCCTGCTGTCACTCGGGCTCGCCGACCGGATGGTCGGCACCGCGACCTGGACAGATCCGGTACGGGAGAACCTCGCCGCGGCCAATGCCACGGTTCCGAAACTGGCGGAGAACAAGCCGTCGCTGGAGACCGTGCTCGACACCGAACCCGACTTCGTATCGGCATCCTTCGCCGGAACGCTCGGACCCGGCGGCGTTGCCGACCGCGATCAGTTCTCCTCCCTCGGTGTGCCCACCTATCTGGCACCCAGCGACTGCGAGGGAAAGGTGTCGGTCAACGAAGACGGTGCCCGCACCGAACCTTTCACCATGGCGGCCATCTACCGCGAGATCCGGGATCTGGCACGAATTTTCGACGTCACCGACCGTGGTGAGGAGCTGGTCGCCGAGTTGGAGCAACGGATGCAGGCCAACCGGTTGCAGGTCGACGCCGATCTCGGGTACTGGTTCTCCGATATCCGGGCCCCTTATTTCGCCGGGTGCTGCGGCTCGCCGGGTGTCATCACCGACGCGGTCGGTGCGCGCAACATCTTCGTCGACACCACCGAGGAGTGGCCGCAGGTCAGCTGGGAGGTGATCGCCGAACGCGATCCCGACGTACTGGTGCTCGCGGACCTGAGCCGGCGCACCATCGACGGTGACGCGCTGGATGCGAAGATCGCCTTCCTGGAGTCCAATCCGGTGACCTCCCGGCTGACCGCCGTCCAGCAGAAGCGCTACATCGTGGTCAACGGCGCCGACCTCAACCCGTCCATCCGCACCGTCGACGGCACCGAGAAGGTCGCCGATGGACTGCGCCGCTTCGGATACGCCGCCGAACGTTGA
- a CDS encoding ABC transporter substrate-binding protein, protein MRVTVTLLCLVLTVTACSRADEPAAELAAAAAEAGHTSYPLTLQNCGVQVTFEQAPRRAVSLYQASTEILLSLGLADRMVGTSTWFDPVLPALAADNDRVPRIADNDPSLEAVLDLEPDLITSASAHTFTPAVVGERTRLAELGIPTYQSPSVCTDAIVDGETVTRTAPLEMDTLFREITELAQIFDVQDRGAELVSRLKKRLDDAPRTEARDATVAFWFSGLRTPYLAGCCSAPGLYAREVGATNVFADAAEDWPEISWEALADRNPDVLVLADLSRKRIDGDALDTKTAFLESNPVTRNMTAVQQKRYVVLTGSELDPGIRQIDAVEKLADGFATIGEPK, encoded by the coding sequence GTGCGTGTCACCGTCACGCTGCTCTGTCTTGTTCTCACCGTCACCGCCTGCAGTAGAGCGGATGAACCGGCCGCCGAGCTCGCTGCCGCCGCCGCTGAAGCCGGCCACACCAGCTATCCGCTGACGCTGCAGAACTGCGGCGTGCAGGTCACCTTCGAGCAGGCGCCGCGACGCGCGGTGTCGCTGTATCAGGCCTCCACCGAGATCCTGCTCTCCCTCGGCCTGGCGGACCGCATGGTGGGCACCTCCACCTGGTTCGACCCGGTGCTGCCCGCGTTGGCCGCCGACAACGACCGGGTGCCCCGGATCGCCGACAACGACCCGAGCCTGGAGGCGGTGCTCGACCTGGAACCGGACCTCATCACCTCGGCGAGCGCCCACACATTCACCCCTGCCGTCGTCGGTGAGCGCACCCGCCTGGCCGAACTCGGCATCCCCACCTACCAGTCGCCCTCGGTGTGCACCGACGCCATTGTCGACGGCGAGACGGTGACGCGCACCGCACCGCTGGAGATGGACACACTGTTTCGCGAAATCACGGAACTGGCACAGATTTTCGACGTCCAGGACCGTGGCGCGGAACTGGTGAGCCGGCTCAAGAAGAGGCTCGATGACGCACCTCGGACCGAGGCGCGCGACGCCACGGTGGCGTTCTGGTTCTCCGGGTTGCGCACCCCGTACCTGGCCGGCTGCTGTTCGGCGCCCGGGCTCTACGCCCGCGAGGTCGGCGCCACCAATGTATTCGCCGACGCCGCCGAGGACTGGCCCGAGATCAGCTGGGAGGCTCTGGCCGACCGCAACCCCGACGTACTGGTGCTCGCCGATCTGAGCCGCAAACGCATCGACGGGGACGCCCTCGACACCAAGACTGCGTTCCTGGAGTCCAACCCCGTCACGCGGAACATGACGGCCGTCCAGCAGAAGCGCTACGTCGTGCTGACGGGCTCCGAACTCGACCCCGGTATCCGTCAGATCGACGCCGTGGAGAAGCTCGCCGACGGTTTCGCGACGATCGGGGAACCGAAATGA
- a CDS encoding GNAT family N-acetyltransferase, giving the protein MHDPQVRPAVRSDVDTLCRVLGRAFFDDPVMTWMLPDPQARRRKLHKLFSGLTRYHHLAGGGVEVACAESGIAAAALWDPPGQWRHTAAEELRAAPSMLLTFGGAVRRGMQVSELMKRSHPDEPHWYLAVIGSDPQVRGSGFGHALMRSRLDRCDAEFAPAYLESSNPDNIGYYQRFGFEVTDEIALPDGGPVMYPMWRNPR; this is encoded by the coding sequence GTGCATGACCCCCAGGTACGACCCGCCGTCCGTTCCGATGTCGACACCCTGTGCCGGGTGCTGGGCCGGGCGTTTTTCGATGATCCGGTGATGACGTGGATGCTGCCCGACCCGCAGGCGCGTCGGCGCAAACTGCACAAGCTGTTTTCTGGACTGACCCGGTATCACCATCTGGCCGGCGGCGGGGTGGAGGTTGCCTGCGCGGAGTCCGGCATCGCGGCGGCGGCGCTGTGGGACCCGCCGGGTCAGTGGCGGCACACCGCGGCCGAGGAATTGCGCGCGGCGCCGTCGATGCTGCTGACCTTCGGCGGCGCGGTGCGGCGCGGGATGCAGGTGTCGGAGTTGATGAAGCGGTCGCACCCGGACGAGCCGCACTGGTACCTGGCAGTGATCGGCAGTGATCCGCAGGTCCGGGGTAGCGGCTTCGGGCACGCCCTGATGCGCTCGCGGCTGGACCGTTGTGATGCCGAGTTCGCGCCTGCGTACCTGGAGTCCAGCAATCCCGACAACATCGGCTACTACCAGCGGTTCGGCTTCGAGGTCACCGATGAGATCGCCCTCCCCGACGGGGGACCCGTCATGTACCCGATGTGGCGGAACCCGCGGTAA